Proteins encoded together in one Neobacillus sp. FSL H8-0543 window:
- a CDS encoding GAF domain-containing protein yields MIEGSVKNITDEELKEIRRKNEVFQLVQPVLKKAGQELSDENHVLLFCDSDGIIIDNYGDLRVARNIGNSVNANNGSQWSERWAGTNAIGTSIILKQPIQIFSSEHFSYSCHDWVCSSAPILDPLTNELLGVINLSTTANSFHSLSMMKTIGLVNQIERILFHNYYQVREMMQNIYIEAISKWKNQVVILCNTKGKVLRINNDTLINEITSLMSLTVEKNQLITKKEWEDEITLHGNQYRAKHKKIF; encoded by the coding sequence ATGATTGAAGGTTCAGTAAAAAATATCACGGATGAAGAGCTCAAAGAAATAAGGAGAAAAAATGAAGTTTTTCAACTAGTGCAACCAGTACTTAAAAAGGCGGGGCAAGAACTTTCTGATGAAAACCATGTACTCCTGTTTTGTGACAGTGATGGCATAATCATAGATAACTATGGGGATTTGCGTGTAGCCCGAAATATAGGAAACTCAGTGAATGCAAATAATGGATCTCAGTGGTCAGAACGTTGGGCTGGTACGAATGCAATTGGGACCTCCATCATTTTGAAACAGCCTATTCAAATTTTTTCTTCCGAACATTTTTCTTATAGTTGTCATGATTGGGTGTGTTCATCGGCCCCAATTTTGGATCCGCTAACAAACGAACTGTTAGGGGTGATAAACCTTTCTACTACGGCTAATAGTTTTCATTCTCTCAGCATGATGAAAACGATTGGATTAGTGAATCAAATAGAACGAATCCTATTTCATAATTACTACCAAGTGCGTGAAATGATGCAAAACATATATATTGAAGCGATTAGTAAATGGAAAAACCAAGTCGTTATCTTATGTAACACAAAGGGGAAAGTTTTAAGGATAAACAATGATACCCTAATCAATGAAATAACATCATTAATGTCACTTACCGTAGAAAAAAATCAATTAATCACGAAAAAGGAATGGGAGGATGAAATAACTCTTCATGGCAATCAATATCGAGCTAAACACAAAAAAATTTTTTAG
- a CDS encoding thiolase family protein yields the protein MKNVVIIDSVRTAIGKIGGSLKGVEVDYLAAKVIQEILLRTEMEKSEVDEVILGQTKQSTDTPNLSRLALLRAGLPVEVPGYTVHRQCGSGLQAINNAALQIMGGLSDVIIAGGAESMSTAPYYIRKARYGFGSGNGEIVDPNTESQPRSQPIEIYGNLTMGYTAENLAEKYRISREEQDEFALRSQELAQKAIMDGRFTKEIVPYKIKQRKEDRIFEKDEHPRLTSLEKLGSLKPVFKENGTVTAGNSSGRNDAASAVLMMSEDAAYKHGLKPKAKIIAQAVSGVSPEIMGIGPVQATKKALSMAGLSLNDIELIELNEAFAAQALAVIKELNLDLKKVNVNGGAIALGHPLGATGAILMTKLLYEMERRGKKYGLVTLCIGGGQGITTIVENLQF from the coding sequence GTGAAAAACGTTGTTATCATTGACTCAGTAAGAACAGCGATTGGGAAAATTGGAGGTAGTTTAAAGGGTGTAGAGGTTGACTACCTTGCTGCGAAGGTTATTCAAGAAATTCTGCTGCGGACAGAAATGGAAAAAAGTGAAGTGGATGAAGTAATTCTTGGACAGACAAAACAGAGTACAGATACGCCTAATCTTTCCAGACTGGCTCTTTTACGCGCAGGACTTCCTGTTGAGGTACCGGGTTATACCGTCCATAGGCAATGTGGTTCAGGACTTCAGGCTATTAACAATGCAGCCTTGCAAATTATGGGTGGACTATCAGATGTAATAATAGCAGGTGGAGCAGAATCCATGAGTACAGCTCCTTATTATATAAGAAAGGCTCGTTATGGATTCGGTTCAGGAAATGGAGAAATTGTTGATCCTAATACGGAAAGCCAACCGCGTTCACAGCCAATTGAGATTTATGGAAATCTCACAATGGGTTATACAGCCGAAAATTTAGCGGAGAAATACAGGATTTCTCGAGAGGAACAGGATGAATTTGCGCTTCGCAGTCAGGAACTTGCACAAAAGGCCATTATGGATGGGCGGTTTACTAAGGAAATCGTTCCTTATAAAATCAAACAAAGAAAAGAAGATAGAATCTTTGAGAAAGATGAACACCCACGATTAACCAGTTTGGAAAAATTGGGCAGTTTAAAACCAGTGTTTAAAGAAAATGGTACCGTGACTGCAGGAAATAGTAGTGGAAGAAATGATGCGGCTTCTGCAGTATTAATGATGTCGGAGGACGCCGCATATAAGCATGGGCTTAAACCAAAAGCAAAAATTATTGCACAGGCTGTTTCAGGAGTTTCACCGGAAATCATGGGAATTGGGCCGGTACAGGCGACGAAGAAAGCGTTATCTATGGCGGGACTCTCATTAAATGATATCGAATTAATTGAATTGAATGAGGCCTTTGCAGCTCAAGCTCTTGCTGTGATCAAGGAACTTAATTTGGATTTGAAAAAAGTAAATGTGAATGGTGGGGCCATTGCATTAGGTCATCCCCTTGGGGCTACAGGTGCCATTCTTATGACGAAATTATTGTACGAAATGGAACGAAGAGGAAAAAAATATGGATTGGTCACTCTCTGTATTGGCGGGGGGCAAGGGATTACGACGATTGTCGAAAATCTGCAATTTTAG
- a CDS encoding CaiB/BaiF CoA-transferase family protein: MAGPLEGIKVLELSRTLAGPFCSMQLADMGAEVIKVEQPGIGDETRSYIPPEINGESTYFMSLNKNKKGITLNLKTEEGQRIVKQLVKDSDVLIENFRNGTMEKFGLGYEVLKEINPRLVYCAVSGFGRTGPMKDEPAYDLLMQGFGGLMSVTGEEGRAPVKVGFSIVDLATGLYASLGVVLALLSREKTGNGQYVESSLLDTIVSLTNYLGQGVLATGKVPGRLGSAHPNLVPYQAFEAKDGYVIIAVPNDGLWRKMCDALDLHDLKDHPKFVVNVNRVANREELVGILTEYTKSKDSSEIIERLKHAGVPSGPINNIAQLLDHPQVQYREMIQQVEHPTIGMLKMLGIPLKLSATPGSVRKAPPLLGEDTNEVLANLGYSSEDITNFMEKGII; this comes from the coding sequence ATGGCTGGTCCACTAGAAGGGATAAAAGTATTAGAACTTTCGAGAACACTTGCCGGTCCCTTTTGCAGCATGCAATTAGCTGATATGGGGGCAGAAGTTATCAAGGTTGAACAACCGGGTATTGGCGATGAAACAAGAAGTTATATTCCGCCTGAAATAAATGGAGAATCTACTTATTTTATGAGCCTAAACAAAAATAAAAAAGGCATTACGTTGAATCTCAAAACGGAAGAAGGACAACGTATCGTAAAACAGCTGGTAAAGGATTCCGATGTATTAATTGAAAATTTTCGAAATGGAACAATGGAGAAGTTTGGATTAGGGTATGAAGTGCTCAAAGAAATCAACCCTCGGCTGGTCTATTGTGCAGTCAGCGGTTTTGGCCGAACGGGTCCAATGAAAGATGAACCAGCTTATGATTTGTTGATGCAGGGTTTCGGAGGATTAATGAGTGTTACCGGTGAGGAAGGAAGGGCCCCCGTTAAGGTTGGGTTTTCAATCGTCGATTTAGCAACAGGCCTTTATGCATCGCTTGGGGTTGTCCTTGCTCTGCTGTCCAGAGAAAAGACGGGAAATGGCCAATATGTGGAATCATCATTGTTGGATACCATCGTGTCGTTGACCAATTACTTGGGGCAAGGTGTATTAGCAACAGGAAAGGTTCCTGGACGTTTAGGCTCTGCACATCCAAACCTTGTTCCATACCAGGCGTTTGAGGCGAAAGACGGTTATGTCATCATTGCGGTACCAAATGATGGGCTTTGGAGGAAAATGTGTGATGCACTTGATCTTCATGATTTGAAGGATCATCCGAAATTTGTTGTAAACGTGAACCGCGTGGCAAACAGAGAAGAACTCGTAGGGATTCTCACGGAGTATACGAAGAGCAAAGATTCTTCGGAAATTATTGAAAGGTTAAAACATGCGGGTGTACCAAGTGGACCAATCAACAACATTGCCCAACTCCTGGACCATCCTCAGGTTCAATACCGGGAAATGATTCAACAAGTAGAACATCCTACCATTGGAATGCTGAAAATGCTGGGTATACCGCTTAAATTATCGGCTACGCCAGGATCTGTTCGAAAGGCACCTCCTTTATTAGGTGAAGATACAAATGAAGTGTTAGCCAACCTTGGCTATAGTAGTGAAGATATTACAAATTTTATGGAGAAGGGGATTATATAA
- a CDS encoding 3-hydroxyacyl-CoA dehydrogenase, which produces MNHIAVIGGGTMGRGIAYSAALAGFEVALQDISKEAIGNAKEYIENLLNKNVTKGYVKAVQAEEAKKNLCYSTQLQEAVRKTDLVIEAALEIMELKINIFKQLDQFAPAHAILATNTSTMSPSEIAATTKRPDQCIAMHFFNPVHRMKLIEIIRGLDTSDSTVEEVKQVAEKMGKETVEVNEFPGFVTSRMNCLIGNEAMNMLMEGVASVKDIDKALKLGLNHPMGPIELADLVGLDSRLRNMEYLYHHLGEKYRPSPILVKYVKAGRLGRKSGRGFYDYTNK; this is translated from the coding sequence ATCAATCATATTGCCGTGATTGGCGGCGGTACCATGGGACGGGGAATAGCCTATTCCGCTGCTTTAGCTGGGTTTGAAGTAGCTTTACAGGATATATCTAAAGAAGCTATCGGAAATGCAAAAGAATATATTGAAAATCTGTTAAATAAAAACGTGACTAAAGGATACGTCAAAGCCGTGCAGGCAGAAGAGGCAAAGAAAAATTTATGTTATTCCACTCAGCTGCAAGAAGCCGTTCGTAAAACAGACCTGGTAATCGAAGCGGCGTTAGAAATTATGGAGCTTAAAATCAATATCTTCAAGCAATTAGATCAGTTTGCACCAGCTCACGCTATCCTGGCTACAAATACGTCAACGATGAGTCCGTCGGAAATTGCCGCAACCACAAAAAGACCGGATCAATGTATAGCCATGCACTTCTTTAACCCAGTTCATCGTATGAAATTAATCGAGATCATTCGAGGATTGGATACATCTGATTCTACGGTAGAAGAAGTTAAACAAGTGGCAGAAAAGATGGGAAAAGAAACTGTCGAAGTCAATGAGTTTCCTGGGTTTGTAACAAGTCGGATGAATTGTCTAATTGGAAATGAAGCGATGAACATGTTAATGGAAGGTGTGGCATCTGTCAAGGACATCGATAAAGCCCTTAAGCTTGGTTTAAATCATCCGATGGGGCCGATCGAATTGGCAGATCTTGTAGGATTGGACAGCCGTTTGCGAAATATGGAATATTTGTATCACCATTTAGGAGAAAAATACCGTCCATCTCCGATTCTTGTAAAATATGTGAAAGCAGGACGTTTAGGAAGAAAATCAGGTCGCGGATTTTACGATTACACTAATAAATAG
- a CDS encoding acyl-CoA dehydrogenase family protein, producing the protein MDFRLSEDIKFIKQSIREFIDNEVDPLAMEIEEKDEIPEKIMKMSKEMGLFGLSIPEEYGGTGIGMVGKCAIYEELGRTHNGYTTVIGAHTGIGSVGIVEMGNEEQKRKYLPSMAAGEMIGAFALTEPDAGSHATNLKTTAVRKGDKYIINGSKHYITNAPIADVFTVMAVTDPSKGAKGITSFIVEKDFPGFQLGKNEKKMGLRGSHSAEIFFEDCEVPVENVLGQEGQGYVNALKILANGRAGLAARNLGSCEKLLEMSLHHAMERIQFNKPIFEQQIIQHYLAEMAVDIETLRSMTYRVAWMVDQGMKVIKEAAMVKLLGSEVYNRVADKAVQIHGGIGYIAEFPVERFYRDARITKIYEGTSEIQKNIIAAQLKQEYL; encoded by the coding sequence ATGGATTTTAGATTATCAGAAGATATCAAGTTTATAAAACAAAGTATTCGGGAGTTTATTGATAACGAAGTGGATCCCCTTGCGATGGAAATCGAAGAGAAGGATGAAATTCCGGAAAAAATCATGAAAATGTCCAAGGAAATGGGATTATTTGGTCTGAGTATCCCGGAAGAATACGGCGGAACGGGAATCGGAATGGTTGGCAAGTGTGCGATATATGAAGAATTAGGTAGAACACACAATGGCTATACTACTGTAATTGGTGCCCATACTGGTATAGGCTCGGTTGGGATTGTGGAGATGGGAAATGAAGAACAGAAGCGAAAGTATCTACCGTCGATGGCAGCGGGTGAAATGATAGGTGCGTTTGCTTTGACAGAACCAGATGCCGGCTCACATGCAACGAACTTGAAAACAACCGCGGTAAGAAAAGGAGACAAATATATCATAAATGGGAGCAAACATTATATTACGAACGCTCCAATTGCTGATGTTTTTACAGTGATGGCAGTAACTGATCCATCAAAAGGGGCAAAAGGAATTACTTCCTTTATTGTAGAGAAAGATTTCCCAGGATTCCAACTAGGGAAAAACGAAAAGAAAATGGGTCTTCGCGGTTCCCATTCTGCAGAAATTTTCTTTGAGGATTGTGAAGTGCCTGTAGAAAATGTACTCGGCCAAGAAGGCCAAGGTTATGTCAATGCTTTAAAAATTCTTGCAAATGGCAGGGCGGGGCTTGCTGCTAGAAACTTGGGTTCCTGCGAAAAGCTTTTAGAAATGTCTCTCCATCATGCCATGGAGAGAATTCAGTTTAACAAACCAATCTTTGAACAACAAATCATTCAACATTACTTGGCTGAAATGGCCGTGGATATTGAAACATTAAGGAGCATGACTTACCGAGTGGCGTGGATGGTAGACCAGGGTATGAAGGTCATTAAGGAAGCGGCTATGGTGAAACTGCTGGGGTCCGAAGTTTATAATCGTGTAGCAGATAAGGCTGTACAGATTCACGGAGGGATTGGATATATTGCTGAATTCCCTGTTGAACGTTTTTATCGTGATGCAAGAATCACCAAGATTTATGAAGGAACATCCGAAATTCAAAAAAATATTATTGCAGCGCAGTTAAAGCAGGAATATTTATAA
- a CDS encoding IclR family transcriptional regulator, protein MENRKDRSEVPALEATIKILEYLSRYNHRASSLADICKNVNINKSTCHRILKVLENHNYVIYNEDKKQYSLGSSLVVLGARASEFIDYLELCKHHLKELCNETQQTVVLLEPTANDRLMYVAKEEPPLTVRVTVSVGQRFPLTSASFGKCYLAFMDENRADEIIQKNGFKQFTGKTITNIEEFKQELKNIRMKGYSESYEEHTAGVCGVAAPIFNLHGEVKLVISCLFLSSHPDTDASFYGKKVLEVSETLTNIMGGKRPNGV, encoded by the coding sequence ATGGAGAATAGAAAAGATCGTTCCGAGGTACCCGCTTTAGAAGCGACTATAAAGATATTAGAATATCTCAGCCGCTATAATCATCGTGCAAGTAGTCTTGCTGATATTTGTAAAAATGTAAATATCAACAAAAGTACTTGCCATCGGATACTTAAGGTTCTTGAAAACCATAACTATGTCATTTACAACGAAGATAAAAAACAATACAGCCTTGGCTCTTCTCTTGTTGTGCTTGGTGCAAGGGCCTCTGAATTCATTGACTATCTTGAACTTTGCAAACATCACCTAAAGGAGTTATGTAATGAAACGCAACAAACTGTGGTTTTGTTAGAACCAACCGCCAATGACAGATTAATGTATGTAGCAAAGGAAGAACCGCCTTTAACAGTTCGAGTAACTGTAAGTGTAGGTCAACGATTTCCTTTAACCAGTGCTTCTTTCGGTAAATGCTATTTAGCATTTATGGATGAGAATCGTGCAGATGAAATTATCCAGAAAAATGGATTTAAGCAATTTACAGGCAAGACGATAACCAATATAGAAGAGTTTAAACAGGAACTCAAAAATATAAGAATGAAAGGTTATTCTGAAAGTTATGAGGAGCATACTGCTGGTGTATGCGGGGTTGCAGCTCCTATTTTTAATTTGCATGGTGAGGTAAAACTTGTTATCAGCTGCTTATTTCTATCAAGCCATCCAGACACCGATGCTTCATTTTATGGTAAAAAAGTATTAGAAGTTTCCGAAACATTAACAAATATCATGGGTGGTAAACGGCCAAATGGGGTTTAA
- a CDS encoding TIGR02206 family membrane protein: MTWFGGSNNGFAFEIFSVSHFVMISLLFLGSLGIFLQREKMKGQRWRQVEVGIAISLIVMEVGYHLWMFTNGIWNASFSLPLELCSLSLILTVILLLTKNKYVYEILLFTALLGATQALLTPLLHHDFPHFRYFHFFYTHLMMIWVAFYFTWAKGYKPSILSVIRLFFYLNVLMPLVMLINKLVSGNYMFLSHKPTTASLLDFLGPYPWYILSLEGLLIILSLIVWLIFRGKKEKNTN; encoded by the coding sequence GTGACATGGTTTGGGGGTAGCAATAATGGTTTTGCTTTTGAGATTTTTTCTGTTAGTCATTTTGTAATGATCAGCCTGCTTTTTCTAGGTTCGTTAGGAATCTTTCTACAACGAGAAAAGATGAAGGGTCAGAGATGGAGACAAGTAGAAGTAGGAATTGCTATTTCGTTAATTGTGATGGAAGTGGGCTATCATCTATGGATGTTTACAAATGGTATTTGGAATGCGAGTTTTTCCTTACCATTGGAATTGTGTAGCCTTAGCCTGATTTTAACTGTGATCTTATTGCTAACAAAGAATAAATACGTTTATGAAATCTTATTATTTACAGCCTTACTGGGAGCAACTCAGGCATTATTAACTCCCTTATTACACCATGATTTCCCTCATTTTCGCTATTTTCATTTCTTCTATACCCATTTAATGATGATTTGGGTCGCATTTTATTTTACTTGGGCAAAAGGTTACAAGCCATCCATCTTATCGGTTATTAGATTATTCTTCTATTTAAACGTCCTAATGCCTTTAGTGATGCTCATCAACAAGCTAGTCAGCGGTAATTATATGTTCCTAAGTCATAAACCAACCACTGCAAGCTTATTGGATTTTTTAGGACCATATCCCTGGTATATTTTATCTTTGGAAGGGTTATTGATTATATTAAGCTTAATCGTGTGGTTAATCTTTAGAGGAAAAAAAGAAAAAAATACTAATTAG
- the mutS gene encoding DNA mismatch repair protein MutS, with translation MAAYTPMIQQYLTVKAEYQDAFLFFRLGDFYEMFFEDAIKASQELEITLTSREGGSDERIPMCGVPHHAAHNYIEQLISKGYKVAICEQTEDPKHAKGVVRREVVQLITPGTVMEGKGLSEKENNYIAAVSSFEDGTFGFAYNDISTGESRVTILSANFDEVLNELAVLSAKEVVVASNFDEALQKKMRDRDVLAISFEDNSSIDLNFQHLLEAVNQEKLKQAVARLFNYLYRSQKRSLDHLQPVTTYQIHQYMKIDYYSKRNLELTETIRSKGKKGSLLWLLDETMTAMGGRMLKHWIDRPLISQNEIEYRQTIVDVLMNHYFERQELREKLKEVYDLERLAGRVAFGNVNARDLVQLKRSLMQTPFLKQILQGMPNEQVNKIADLLDPCEEITDLLEQAIVENPPLSLKEGNMIRDGYNKQLDQYRDASRNGKTWIAQLERDEREKTGIKSLKVGYNRVFGYYIEVTRANLHLLKEGQYERKQTLTNAERYITPDLKEKEALILQAEEKCGELEYELFTEIREMIKEQIPRLQSLAKTVSELDVLQCFAQTSEERRYVKPQFSAERLIMIKDGRHPVVEKVLNAQEYVPNDCLMDADREVLLITGPNMSGKSTYMRQIALTAILAQIGCYVPASEAVLPIFDQVFTRIGAADDLISGQSTFMVEMLEANNAIANATKNSLILFDEIGRGTSTYDGMALAQAIIEYIHTRIGAKTLFSTHYHELTVLDKELMKLKNIHVSAIEHNGKVVFLHKIKEGPADKSYGIHVAQLANLPKELINRANDILIALEQSDIQTVPAKIEVVKEPQVEKPAQLSFFDEPKEPKKQELSSKEKRVVEKMKELDILDLTPLQAINMLYELQKKLKH, from the coding sequence ATGGCTGCTTATACGCCGATGATACAACAATACTTAACCGTTAAGGCAGAATACCAGGATGCCTTTTTATTTTTTCGCTTAGGCGATTTTTATGAAATGTTTTTCGAAGATGCGATTAAGGCATCACAAGAATTAGAGATTACATTGACCAGCCGTGAAGGCGGTTCAGATGAACGCATCCCAATGTGTGGGGTTCCACACCATGCAGCACACAATTATATCGAACAGCTTATTTCAAAAGGCTACAAAGTGGCTATTTGCGAACAAACCGAAGATCCGAAACATGCCAAAGGGGTAGTGAGACGAGAGGTTGTTCAGCTAATCACGCCAGGAACGGTAATGGAAGGTAAGGGATTAAGCGAAAAAGAGAATAATTATATTGCAGCCGTTTCATCCTTTGAAGACGGAACGTTTGGTTTTGCCTATAACGATATCTCAACAGGTGAAAGTCGGGTAACGATTCTTTCCGCTAATTTTGATGAAGTTTTGAACGAACTTGCGGTTTTAAGTGCAAAAGAAGTGGTTGTTGCAAGTAACTTTGATGAGGCATTACAAAAGAAGATGCGTGATCGCGATGTCCTCGCCATCTCATTTGAAGATAATAGTTCAATAGATTTAAATTTTCAGCATTTGTTAGAAGCTGTAAATCAAGAAAAGTTGAAGCAAGCGGTGGCAAGACTGTTTAACTATTTATACCGTTCCCAAAAAAGAAGTCTTGATCATCTCCAGCCCGTAACCACCTATCAAATTCATCAATATATGAAAATTGATTACTATTCAAAACGGAATCTCGAATTAACGGAAACGATTCGTTCGAAAGGGAAAAAAGGCTCACTCTTATGGCTGTTAGATGAAACGATGACAGCAATGGGCGGCAGAATGCTCAAACACTGGATTGATCGTCCGCTAATCTCTCAAAATGAAATTGAATATCGCCAAACCATCGTCGATGTTCTCATGAACCATTATTTTGAACGCCAGGAGCTGCGCGAGAAATTAAAGGAAGTGTATGATTTAGAGCGTTTAGCAGGCCGGGTTGCTTTCGGAAATGTCAATGCACGCGACTTAGTACAATTAAAACGTTCATTAATGCAAACGCCATTCTTAAAACAAATCCTTCAAGGTATGCCGAATGAACAGGTAAATAAAATAGCTGATCTGCTTGATCCCTGTGAAGAAATTACCGACTTATTGGAACAGGCAATTGTTGAGAATCCACCGCTATCGTTAAAAGAAGGCAATATGATTCGCGATGGTTACAATAAACAATTGGATCAATACCGTGATGCTAGTCGAAACGGTAAAACATGGATTGCCCAGCTGGAGCGTGACGAACGGGAAAAAACCGGTATAAAATCGTTGAAGGTAGGCTATAATCGTGTGTTTGGCTATTACATTGAAGTGACACGTGCGAACCTTCATCTATTAAAAGAAGGACAGTATGAGCGTAAACAAACGTTAACCAATGCTGAACGTTATATTACTCCTGATTTGAAAGAGAAAGAGGCGTTAATTCTACAAGCCGAAGAAAAATGTGGGGAACTGGAATACGAATTATTTACTGAAATTCGTGAGATGATTAAGGAACAAATTCCGCGTTTGCAAAGCTTGGCAAAAACGGTCAGTGAACTAGATGTGCTTCAGTGCTTTGCCCAAACGAGTGAAGAACGTCGTTATGTGAAACCGCAATTTTCCGCTGAACGCCTGATCATGATTAAGGACGGCAGACATCCAGTTGTTGAAAAGGTATTAAACGCCCAAGAGTACGTTCCAAATGACTGTTTGATGGATGCTGACCGTGAAGTCCTTCTAATCACTGGTCCCAACATGTCTGGTAAAAGTACGTACATGCGCCAAATTGCCTTAACCGCGATCTTAGCGCAGATCGGCTGTTATGTTCCGGCATCCGAAGCTGTTTTGCCGATTTTTGACCAAGTGTTTACCAGAATCGGTGCTGCCGATGATTTGATTTCAGGTCAAAGTACGTTTATGGTCGAAATGCTTGAAGCGAACAATGCAATAGCTAATGCGACAAAAAACAGCTTGATTTTATTTGACGAAATTGGCCGTGGTACCTCCACATACGATGGGATGGCATTAGCACAGGCAATTATAGAATATATTCATACACGTATCGGTGCGAAAACACTATTTTCAACCCACTATCATGAACTGACAGTATTGGATAAAGAGCTTATGAAGCTAAAAAATATTCACGTAAGCGCGATTGAACATAATGGGAAGGTTGTCTTCCTTCACAAAATAAAAGAAGGACCTGCGGATAAGAGTTACGGAATTCATGTTGCGCAGCTAGCTAATCTGCCTAAGGAGCTAATAAACCGGGCGAATGATATCTTAATTGCTCTGGAACAGTCTGATATTCAGACTGTACCAGCTAAAATTGAGGTGGTAAAAGAACCTCAAGTAGAAAAACCAGCACAGCTCTCCTTTTTCGATGAACCAAAAGAACCGAAAAAGCAGGAGCTTTCATCAAAAGAAAAACGAGTAGTCGAGAAAATGAAAGAACTAGATATCTTAGATTTAACACCATTACAAGCAATAAATATGCTATATGAATTGCAGAAAAAGTTAAAACACTAA